In Amycolatopsis coloradensis, one genomic interval encodes:
- a CDS encoding winged helix-turn-helix transcriptional regulator — MTTYRRNTSPAARHRDVRPHPLTDANGDEPDDEVCRQVLGILALIGDKWSILVIGQLRDQTLRFSELHRAVTGISQRMLTLTLRQLERDGLLTRTVHPDVPPRVDYALTPLGTTLLDSVTALGEWATTHRHEINDNRHRYDVTHQAIRGT; from the coding sequence TTGACGACCTACAGGAGGAACACCTCGCCAGCCGCGCGGCACCGCGACGTCAGGCCCCATCCACTCACAGATGCCAACGGTGACGAGCCGGACGACGAGGTATGCCGGCAGGTGCTGGGGATCCTCGCCCTGATCGGCGACAAGTGGAGCATCCTGGTCATCGGGCAACTTCGCGATCAGACCCTGCGCTTCAGCGAGCTGCACCGCGCGGTCACCGGCATCTCACAGCGCATGCTCACCCTGACCCTGCGGCAACTCGAACGCGACGGCCTCCTCACCCGCACCGTGCACCCCGACGTTCCCCCACGCGTCGACTACGCGCTCACCCCACTCGGCACGACGCTGCTGGACTCCGTCACCGCCCTCGGCGAATGGGCCACCACTCACCGACACGAGATCAACGACAACCGACACCGCTACGACGTGACCCACCAAGCGATCCGAGGGACTTGA
- a CDS encoding SDR family NAD(P)-dependent oxidoreductase, translating to MAKTLVVVGAGPGLGMGVARTFGSRGFRVGLIARTKDRLDSLVSELAEGGVTAAAFPADIHDRGALAAALAAAGDTLGPVDVLTYSPSPTGSITHAAQTTVASATAQFELHVLGAVTAVGQVLPDMRARGEGTILLTTGVSSTVPAPFLANVGLAMAALRNWAHALHTELRPQGIHAATVTIASGVIPGGGEADPDAIGARYYRMHLQRDRAEEVIGDLDVFRDLVAQRVGQDGGSASSRAD from the coding sequence GTGGCGAAGACGCTCGTGGTTGTCGGTGCTGGCCCGGGGCTGGGGATGGGGGTCGCCCGGACGTTCGGTAGCCGCGGCTTCCGCGTCGGGTTGATTGCCCGTACCAAGGACCGACTGGACAGCCTGGTCAGCGAGTTGGCTGAGGGGGGTGTCACCGCTGCGGCGTTTCCCGCGGACATCCATGATCGTGGTGCGCTGGCCGCCGCGCTCGCTGCGGCCGGGGACACGCTGGGACCGGTCGATGTGCTGACCTACAGTCCCAGCCCGACCGGGTCGATCACCCACGCCGCGCAGACCACGGTCGCCTCGGCCACGGCGCAGTTCGAGTTGCATGTGCTGGGCGCGGTGACGGCCGTGGGGCAGGTGCTGCCGGACATGCGCGCCCGTGGTGAGGGCACGATACTTTTGACCACCGGCGTATCCTCCACCGTCCCCGCGCCATTCCTGGCCAACGTCGGTCTGGCCATGGCCGCCTTGCGAAACTGGGCGCACGCCCTGCACACCGAACTGCGCCCCCAGGGTATCCACGCGGCGACGGTGACGATCGCCTCCGGCGTCATTCCCGGCGGCGGTGAGGCCGACCCTGACGCCATCGGCGCCCGCTACTACCGCATGCACCTGCAGCGAGACCGGGCCGAGGAGGTCATCGGCGACCTCGACGTGTTCCGCGACCTCGTCGCCCAGCGGGTGGGTCAGGACGGTGGATCGGCCTCGTCGAGGGCAGACTAG
- a CDS encoding UDP-N-acetylglucosamine 2-epimerase, translating to MALPVISFILGTTAELIKIAPVYHGILERGVRPKIWFTAQHVDEVSDVLADLNLPEPDVWLVPKEKAHNLESPAQVPGWATQVLRTAWSRRAELKAALVEDGRPPLVLVHGDTFTTPYGSLIGKRILKSRVGHVEAGARSGSIMSPLPEELNRKIAAKIVDMHFAPSAREVNNLRNARGVVVDTEANTAIDAMRMAINGPLDVEGLPEKFGLATLHRFELVSRAEKYREALEILREQSKQMPILYMAGAPEREKIRSLGLANLFDEKNFIIQPKMRYLKFLPLVARAEYVVTDSGGLSAECYYLGLPCAVHRERTETPQHLGETVVLTEMRGDKLQNFLDTYQNRRGESWVDKFHPSEIIVDTLARLGYC from the coding sequence ATGGCTCTTCCGGTGATTTCCTTCATTCTCGGCACCACGGCGGAACTGATCAAAATCGCGCCGGTCTACCACGGCATCCTCGAACGCGGGGTCCGGCCGAAGATCTGGTTCACCGCGCAGCACGTCGACGAGGTCTCGGACGTTCTCGCCGACCTGAACCTCCCGGAGCCCGACGTCTGGCTCGTGCCGAAGGAGAAGGCGCACAACCTGGAGTCGCCCGCGCAGGTGCCGGGCTGGGCCACGCAGGTGCTGCGCACCGCGTGGAGCCGCCGCGCCGAGCTGAAGGCCGCGCTGGTCGAGGATGGGCGTCCGCCGCTGGTGCTGGTGCACGGCGACACCTTCACCACGCCGTACGGCTCGCTCATCGGGAAGCGGATCCTCAAGTCGCGGGTCGGGCACGTCGAGGCGGGCGCGCGGTCGGGCAGCATCATGTCGCCGCTGCCGGAGGAGCTGAACCGGAAGATCGCCGCGAAGATCGTCGACATGCACTTCGCGCCGAGCGCGCGTGAGGTGAACAACCTCCGCAACGCGCGCGGCGTCGTCGTCGACACCGAGGCGAACACCGCGATCGACGCGATGCGGATGGCCATCAACGGGCCGCTCGACGTCGAGGGCCTGCCGGAGAAGTTCGGCCTCGCCACCCTGCACCGGTTCGAGCTGGTCTCGCGCGCGGAGAAGTACCGCGAGGCGCTGGAGATCCTGCGCGAGCAGAGCAAGCAGATGCCGATCCTCTACATGGCGGGCGCGCCCGAGCGCGAGAAGATCCGTTCGCTCGGCCTGGCGAACCTCTTCGACGAGAAGAACTTCATCATCCAGCCGAAGATGCGATACCTGAAGTTCCTGCCGCTGGTCGCGCGCGCCGAGTACGTCGTCACCGACTCGGGTGGCCTGTCGGCCGAGTGCTACTACCTCGGCCTGCCGTGCGCCGTGCACCGCGAGCGCACCGAGACGCCGCAGCATCTCGGCGAGACCGTCGTGCTGACCGAGATGCGCGGGGACAAGCTGCAGAACTTCCTCGACACCTACCAGAACCGCCGCGGCGAGTCCTGGGTCGACAAGTTCCACCCGTCGGAGATCATCGTCGACACGCTGGCTCGTCTGGGCTACTGCTGA
- a CDS encoding glycosyltransferase family 2 protein produces the protein MSANSLLPALSVVIPVHNEQDWIDRSVGALIASAQSANWPVEVVVVDDGSTDGTGAKLAKLQELYGITVLTQPNSGRFEARRAGIAKASGRQILLLDSRVIVDSGSLTFLRDQLVDHPERTVWNGHINVASEHNPYAGFMAGLVKIPWRRYCANPRLMSFGIEEFDVFPKGTGFFSAPKDVLEDSSNAFESLFEDVRFASDDTGVLRWIAERHRIFLAPEFSATYHGRDSFKKFVGQSYFRGTTFVDSYLASPGPARNGLFAAMAVGVLGLGVAAKRPKTAVALAAAGSTAAGFAVTKFGATKAEAKAVAQLTPVFAAGFGAGALRGLFMALRARLRR, from the coding sequence GTGAGTGCGAATTCGCTCCTCCCGGCCCTGTCCGTCGTGATCCCCGTCCACAACGAGCAGGACTGGATCGATCGCAGTGTCGGCGCGCTGATCGCGTCGGCACAGTCGGCGAACTGGCCGGTCGAGGTGGTCGTGGTCGACGACGGCAGCACCGACGGCACCGGCGCCAAGCTCGCCAAGCTGCAGGAGCTGTACGGCATCACCGTCCTCACCCAGCCGAACAGCGGCCGGTTCGAAGCCCGCCGCGCGGGGATCGCGAAGGCGTCCGGGCGGCAGATCCTGCTGCTCGACAGCCGCGTGATCGTGGACTCCGGTTCGCTCACCTTCCTTCGCGACCAGCTCGTCGACCATCCCGAGCGCACCGTGTGGAACGGTCACATCAACGTCGCGTCCGAACACAATCCGTATGCGGGATTCATGGCGGGTCTGGTCAAGATCCCGTGGCGCCGTTATTGCGCGAACCCGCGGTTGATGTCGTTCGGTATCGAGGAGTTCGACGTCTTCCCCAAAGGCACCGGATTCTTTTCCGCGCCGAAGGACGTTCTCGAGGATTCGTCCAACGCATTCGAGTCGCTCTTCGAAGACGTTCGTTTCGCCAGTGACGACACGGGTGTTCTGCGCTGGATCGCGGAACGCCACCGCATCTTCCTCGCGCCCGAGTTCTCCGCGACCTACCACGGCCGGGATTCGTTCAAGAAGTTCGTCGGGCAGTCGTATTTCCGCGGCACCACGTTCGTCGATTCGTATCTCGCGTCCCCCGGGCCCGCGCGCAACGGCCTGTTCGCCGCGATGGCCGTCGGCGTGCTCGGCCTCGGTGTCGCCGCGAAGCGGCCGAAGACCGCCGTCGCGCTGGCCGCCGCGGGGTCGACGGCCGCCGGGTTCGCGGTGACGAAATTCGGCGCGACCAAGGCCGAGGCCAAGGCCGTCGCCCAGCTCACCCCGGTGTTCGCCGCCGGCTTCGGCGCCGGAGCGCTCCGAGGCCTCTTCATGGCGCTGCGAGCCCGGCTGCGCCGATGA